One genomic segment of Caloranaerobacter ferrireducens includes these proteins:
- a CDS encoding MATE family efflux transporter produces MEAVKNANRKVIEETPIDKDLTRQTIRLAFPAIMEMLMQTLLGFADMAMVGSLGASAIAAIGISDMPIMTALTFFAAISVGTTALVARFIGAKDIKKANDVAKQALIISFILAIFFSLLGQLSAKTVVILMGAKTDVIPQAIKYFRIVSLSFPFMIIGTIMSGVFRGTGDTKTPMYVNGVSNIINIVGNFFLIYHTRIIDISIPILNKSIFIKIPGAGLEVVGAAISTAFARSIAGFFIFLIIIKGKGKLKINIKENNKIDFQIIKRIFNIGIPAAIEQFFMRFGQLLFFRIVTSLGTTMIAAHRITLTAESISFMPGFGFALAATTLVGQYLGAENPKLAQKSGYIAVKMASIVMGIFGLFFFIWPDMFLMIFTRDKDILNSARWCLRIVAISQPFLAGVMGFAGGLRGAGDTKWVLIITFTGIWGIRLTLAYLFVIVLKLGLIGAWIAMSIDLIIRGFLLFIRFRSGRWKSIQV; encoded by the coding sequence GTGGAAGCTGTAAAAAATGCAAATAGAAAAGTTATAGAAGAAACACCAATAGATAAAGATCTAACGAGACAAACTATTAGATTAGCTTTTCCTGCAATTATGGAGATGTTAATGCAAACTTTACTAGGTTTTGCTGATATGGCTATGGTTGGAAGTCTTGGAGCTTCAGCTATTGCTGCAATTGGCATAAGTGATATGCCTATAATGACCGCATTGACATTTTTTGCGGCAATAAGCGTTGGTACTACAGCTTTAGTTGCAAGATTTATTGGAGCTAAGGATATTAAAAAAGCAAATGATGTAGCTAAGCAAGCATTAATTATTAGTTTTATATTAGCAATTTTTTTTAGTCTTTTGGGACAATTATCAGCTAAGACGGTAGTTATTCTAATGGGAGCAAAAACAGATGTAATCCCACAAGCAATAAAGTATTTCAGAATCGTAAGTTTATCGTTTCCTTTTATGATAATAGGTACTATAATGAGTGGTGTTTTTAGAGGAACAGGTGATACTAAGACACCTATGTATGTAAATGGTGTTTCAAATATAATAAATATAGTCGGTAACTTTTTCTTAATTTACCATACTAGAATAATAGACATAAGTATTCCTATATTAAATAAAAGTATATTTATTAAAATACCAGGTGCTGGTTTAGAAGTGGTTGGTGCAGCTATTTCTACAGCTTTTGCTCGTAGTATTGCCGGTTTTTTTATTTTTTTAATCATTATCAAAGGTAAAGGTAAATTAAAAATTAATATTAAAGAAAATAATAAAATTGATTTTCAGATTATTAAACGTATTTTTAATATTGGAATACCTGCTGCAATAGAACAATTTTTTATGAGATTTGGACAACTTTTGTTTTTTAGAATAGTAACAAGTCTTGGTACAACAATGATAGCAGCACATAGAATTACATTAACTGCTGAATCTATATCTTTTATGCCAGGGTTTGGATTTGCATTAGCAGCAACTACTTTAGTTGGTCAGTATTTAGGGGCTGAAAATCCTAAATTAGCACAGAAAAGTGGATATATAGCTGTAAAGATGGCTTCTATAGTGATGGGCATATTTGGACTTTTTTTCTTTATTTGGCCTGATATGTTTTTAATGATTTTTACAAGAGACAAGGACATATTAAATAGTGCAAGATGGTGTCTCAGAATTGTTGCTATATCACAGCCTTTCTTAGCAGGTGTAATGGGATTTGCAGGGGGGCTAAGGGGTGCAGGTGATACTAAATGGGTACTTATAATTACTTTTACAGGTATTTGGGGAATAAGACTTACATTAGCATACCTATTTGTAATAGTTTTAAAACTTGGTTTAATTGGTGCTTGGATAGCTATGAGTATTGATTTAATTATAAGGGGATTTTTATTATTTATTAGATTTAGATCTGGTAGATGGAAAAGCATACAAGTATGA
- a CDS encoding calcium/sodium antiporter, whose translation MFISTILFIFGLILVIKGGDWFVDSSVKIAKISGLPEVFIGATLVSIATTSPEIMVSAAAAVKGHSTMSVGNAIGSIICNIGLILGLTNIIMPSKIDKSLFSGKAFLMVLYMILLFILGFNGFINRVDSIVLIVLFIIYVIYNSYSIKSRKTLISVQSNKRIFSKEIIKIAINFILGITAILIGANLLIDNGVILAGYLGVPEAIIGLTLIALGTSLPELVTAITALRKGHGGLSIGNIIGANILNITLVIGISGVITSLKLLKQNIFFDFPIALILMLLLLIPLSRRNEITRLNGLILLLVYIGYIISLYSVFS comes from the coding sequence TTGTTTATCTCAACAATACTATTTATATTTGGTTTGATTTTGGTTATAAAAGGTGGAGACTGGTTTGTAGACTCTTCAGTAAAAATAGCAAAAATATCAGGTTTACCAGAAGTATTTATAGGAGCTACATTGGTAAGTATAGCAACTACTTCACCAGAGATTATGGTTTCTGCAGCAGCTGCAGTAAAAGGACATAGTACAATGAGTGTAGGGAATGCTATTGGTTCTATTATATGTAATATAGGATTAATACTAGGACTTACTAATATTATTATGCCAAGTAAGATAGACAAAAGTTTATTTAGTGGAAAAGCTTTCTTAATGGTTTTATATATGATACTACTTTTTATCCTAGGCTTTAATGGTTTTATTAATAGAGTTGATTCAATAGTATTGATAGTACTCTTTATTATATATGTAATATACAATTCTTATAGCATTAAAAGTAGAAAGACACTAATATCGGTTCAAAGTAATAAGAGAATTTTTTCTAAAGAGATAATTAAAATTGCGATAAACTTTATACTTGGAATAACAGCTATATTAATAGGTGCTAATTTACTTATAGATAATGGTGTTATTTTAGCAGGATATTTAGGTGTACCAGAAGCAATTATAGGCCTTACGCTCATAGCATTAGGTACTTCATTGCCAGAATTAGTTACAGCTATTACTGCATTAAGGAAAGGGCATGGAGGTTTATCTATAGGTAACATAATAGGGGCTAATATTTTAAATATAACGCTAGTAATTGGAATTTCAGGGGTAATAACTTCATTAAAACTTTTAAAACAGAATATTTTTTTCGATTTTCCAATAGCCTTAATATTGATGTTATTATTGTTAATTCCATTATCAAGGAGGAATGAAATTACTAGACTAAATGGTTTAATACTATTGCTAGTGTATATTGGGTATATAATATCACTTTATAGTGTATTTTCGTAG
- a CDS encoding M23 family metallopeptidase — protein MKYIHTKSKKPKYFSLLIVPHSNNIKQLKIATWVPKFLILLITIILSTTGFLFYAYRELKNEYLAKLDELDYVSNVNLRQKAEIETLRQKTAEIQEKLDAISTFQETIKNMVGLKDNKKEKKATNSSRSGNSFFKEKLILEELDNSITSQMDDLSKLLDNSKEELSKLIVDVEKRLKYLDAKPNLMPTEGRITSGYGYRRNPFGRGREFHKGLDIANKPGTKIKAAGSGVVTFAGYYGGYGKVIIISHGYGYQSIYGHNKKLFVKVGQHVKKGEVIAEMGNTGRSTGPHLHFEIRYYGKPVNPKNIINNYE, from the coding sequence TTGAAATACATTCATACTAAATCAAAAAAGCCAAAATATTTCTCTTTGCTTATCGTTCCCCACTCTAACAATATAAAACAATTAAAAATAGCCACGTGGGTTCCTAAATTCTTAATACTTCTCATTACTATCATTTTATCTACGACGGGTTTTTTATTTTATGCTTATCGAGAATTAAAAAATGAATATCTAGCAAAGCTCGACGAGCTAGACTATGTAAGTAATGTCAACCTAAGGCAAAAAGCTGAAATTGAAACTTTAAGACAGAAAACTGCTGAAATACAGGAAAAACTTGATGCTATTTCTACATTTCAAGAAACAATTAAAAATATGGTTGGACTTAAAGATAATAAAAAAGAAAAAAAAGCGACAAATTCTTCAAGGAGTGGAAATTCATTTTTTAAAGAAAAATTAATTTTAGAAGAACTTGATAATAGCATAACATCGCAAATGGATGATTTATCAAAGCTTTTAGATAATAGTAAAGAGGAATTAAGTAAACTAATAGTAGATGTAGAAAAAAGGCTAAAATATTTAGATGCAAAACCAAATTTAATGCCTACCGAAGGTAGAATAACCTCTGGTTATGGTTATAGACGTAATCCATTTGGTAGAGGAAGAGAATTTCATAAGGGATTAGATATAGCAAATAAACCAGGAACAAAAATTAAGGCTGCTGGAAGTGGAGTTGTAACTTTTGCAGGTTATTATGGGGGATATGGGAAAGTCATAATAATCAGTCATGGATATGGATATCAATCTATATATGGACATAATAAAAAACTTTTTGTAAAAGTCGGACAACATGTTAAAAAAGGAGAAGTTATTGCTGAAATGGGCAATACAGGTAGAAGTACAGGTCCACATTTGCACTTTGAAATTAGGTACTATGGCAAACCCGTCAACCCCAAGAATATAATTAATAACTATGAATAA
- a CDS encoding putative polysaccharide biosynthesis protein — protein MKKTSFIYGSIILATVNFIVRFIGFCYKIILSKLIGPEGIGLFQMVFPVLMFFITITTAGIPIAVSKLVAKQNSIHNLKGAKKVFKIALSITFLIAFVLSLIILIGSDYISLKILKNKEINKSIIMLAPAVLIISISSVFRGYFYGMKKISPAGMAQIIEQIIRIAFVLGIIYYMYPVSSKLGAFIAVCGISIGEIAGLIWMVLNYKLFGKNKAISSSKPVYTIQILSQIFYISVPITISRLINVSMQLINAVLIPQRLIVAGYSQTEAVSIFGRVIGMSMPIIFLPYIVTSALVINIIPNLSEELALKRYKMIKNDILLSLRITLLISIPLTFIYIFFSEPIAMFFYEDKIVGIYLGILGYSTIFLSLQHVLSGILHGLGKQVIATINYLIGMLIQISSTYFLVGNPIFGIKGFFLGFISATIIISLLHYISIIRIMKIDFNTIDYIIKPIISSVSMTAIILIIYNYLRSLNTQNYINFLVCLFIGGFTYFLILTLIKGLPPSLLKKLLHKNNP, from the coding sequence TTGAAAAAAACTAGCTTTATATACGGTTCAATAATTCTTGCAACTGTAAATTTCATAGTTAGGTTTATAGGTTTTTGCTATAAGATAATTTTGTCAAAACTTATTGGGCCTGAAGGTATAGGCTTATTCCAAATGGTTTTTCCAGTTCTCATGTTTTTTATAACTATTACTACTGCTGGAATTCCTATAGCAGTCTCAAAATTAGTTGCTAAACAAAATTCTATCCATAATTTAAAAGGTGCAAAAAAAGTTTTTAAGATTGCCTTGTCTATAACATTCTTAATAGCTTTTGTTTTGAGTTTAATCATTTTAATAGGCAGCGACTATATTTCATTAAAGATTCTTAAAAATAAGGAAATAAATAAAAGCATCATTATGTTAGCACCAGCAGTATTAATAATTTCAATTTCATCAGTATTCAGAGGATATTTTTACGGCATGAAAAAAATCAGCCCAGCTGGTATGGCTCAAATAATAGAACAAATAATAAGAATTGCTTTCGTACTGGGAATAATCTATTATATGTATCCAGTAAGTTCAAAGCTAGGGGCTTTTATAGCAGTTTGTGGAATAAGTATTGGAGAAATTGCAGGTTTAATTTGGATGGTATTAAACTATAAACTTTTTGGTAAAAATAAAGCTATAAGCTCATCAAAACCTGTATATACTATACAAATACTTTCACAAATCTTCTATATATCAGTACCTATCACTATATCTAGATTAATTAATGTATCGATGCAACTTATAAATGCAGTACTAATTCCTCAAAGATTAATAGTAGCAGGTTACAGCCAAACAGAAGCTGTTTCAATTTTTGGTAGAGTTATTGGAATGTCAATGCCAATCATATTTTTACCATATATCGTTACATCAGCTCTTGTAATAAACATTATTCCAAATCTCTCTGAAGAATTAGCTTTAAAAAGATACAAAATGATTAAAAATGATATTCTATTATCTTTGCGAATAACTTTACTAATTTCCATACCTCTAACATTTATATATATCTTTTTCTCAGAACCTATAGCTATGTTTTTCTACGAAGATAAAATTGTAGGCATTTACTTGGGTATACTCGGTTATTCAACAATATTTTTATCACTGCAACATGTATTATCAGGTATACTTCATGGTTTAGGAAAACAAGTAATAGCAACAATAAATTATCTAATAGGAATGTTAATTCAAATATCGTCCACATATTTTCTAGTAGGTAACCCAATATTCGGTATTAAAGGTTTTTTCTTAGGCTTTATTTCAGCAACAATTATCATTAGTCTTTTGCATTATATTAGTATAATAAGAATAATGAAAATTGATTTTAATACTATAGACTATATAATAAAACCTATAATATCTTCAGTTAGTATGACTGCAATAATACTGATTATTTATAATTACCTTAGATCATTAAACACACAGAACTATATAAATTTCCTAGTATGCCTATTTATAGGTGGTTTTACTTATTTTCTAATATTAACATTGATTAAAGGACTTCCTCCTTCTCTACTTAAAAAACTTCTACACAAAAATAACCCTTAA
- the ftsH gene encoding ATP-dependent zinc metalloprotease FtsH — MVLKKRKIIFFALAAFIVIISVLIYFQINNKDYVNISYKKFIEYVEKGNVETVYLSNSSKIKGKLADGTYFITDNPRSESFKESLLTKGINVEEIEQNAAIMNLLTLLLVLGSFGFIGYFLSKNTAKQAQKEMAYMSSIESDFSNTKSITFDDVAGNDEAKESLKELVDFIRNPEKYERYGARMPRGVLLYGPPGTGKTLLAKALAGEANVPYFAVTGSDFIQVYAGLGASRIRSLFKKARQAGKCVIFIDEIDALGKKRAGNVGGGSDESDRTLNALLTEMSGFKGNEGIVVIAATNRIDTLDEALLRPGRFDRQIEVGLPDVNARYKILRLHSRNKPLDKNVDLKKIAYQTVYFSGAKLENLMNESAMIAAKSNQKTIKMEHIDKAFYTVIAGEEKKDKSTISLKDKRITAYHETGHALVTKLIAPENRVTKVTIIPSTKGAGGFSMNIPPNSMYQSKEDIIKNIKISLGGRAAEEIIFGKDKITTGASNDLQKATKMALLLISRFGMEESAGLVSYETLLGDKLGSNNFIVNKTRDLLEKLYKETLELLRDNLDLLEKIASYLICNETINEEELNLLINH; from the coding sequence ATGGTGCTTAAAAAACGAAAGATAATATTTTTTGCATTAGCAGCTTTTATAGTTATAATTTCTGTTTTAATATATTTTCAAATAAATAATAAAGATTATGTAAATATTTCATATAAAAAATTTATTGAGTATGTAGAAAAAGGTAATGTTGAAACTGTTTATTTAAGTAATAGTTCTAAGATTAAAGGTAAATTAGCAGATGGGACATATTTTATAACAGATAATCCAAGATCAGAGTCTTTTAAAGAAAGTCTTTTAACAAAAGGTATAAATGTTGAAGAAATTGAGCAAAATGCGGCAATAATGAATTTGCTTACTTTATTATTAGTTTTAGGTAGTTTCGGATTTATAGGATACTTTTTAAGTAAAAATACAGCTAAGCAAGCTCAGAAGGAAATGGCTTATATGTCTTCTATAGAAAGTGACTTTAGTAATACTAAGTCTATAACTTTTGATGATGTTGCAGGGAATGATGAAGCTAAAGAAAGTCTTAAAGAATTAGTAGATTTTATAAGAAATCCTGAAAAATATGAGAGATATGGCGCTAGAATGCCAAGAGGCGTACTATTGTATGGTCCACCTGGAACAGGTAAGACTCTTTTGGCTAAGGCTTTGGCTGGAGAGGCAAATGTTCCTTATTTTGCTGTTACAGGTTCGGATTTTATACAAGTTTATGCAGGGTTAGGAGCAAGTAGGATTAGAAGTTTGTTCAAAAAAGCTAGACAAGCTGGTAAATGTGTAATATTTATTGATGAGATAGATGCTCTAGGAAAGAAAAGAGCAGGAAATGTAGGTGGTGGAAGTGATGAGAGTGATAGAACATTGAACGCTTTATTAACTGAAATGTCAGGATTTAAAGGAAATGAAGGAATAGTAGTAATAGCAGCAACTAATAGAATTGATACTTTGGATGAAGCGCTTTTAAGGCCAGGTAGGTTTGATAGACAAATTGAAGTGGGACTTCCAGATGTAAATGCTAGGTATAAGATATTAAGATTACACAGCCGAAATAAGCCTTTAGATAAAAATGTAGATTTAAAGAAAATAGCTTATCAAACAGTATATTTTAGTGGAGCTAAATTGGAGAATTTGATGAATGAGTCTGCTATGATAGCTGCAAAAAGTAATCAAAAAACAATAAAAATGGAACACATAGATAAAGCTTTTTACACAGTAATAGCTGGTGAAGAAAAGAAGGATAAAAGTACTATATCCTTAAAGGATAAAAGAATAACAGCATATCATGAAACTGGACATGCTTTAGTAACTAAACTTATTGCACCAGAAAATAGAGTTACAAAGGTTACAATAATACCAAGCACCAAAGGTGCTGGAGGTTTTAGTATGAATATACCACCTAATAGTATGTATCAATCTAAGGAAGATATAATTAAAAATATAAAAATATCTCTTGGTGGTAGAGCAGCAGAGGAAATTATTTTTGGAAAAGATAAAATTACAACTGGAGCTTCAAATGATTTACAAAAAGCTACTAAAATGGCTTTGTTATTAATTAGTAGATTTGGTATGGAAGAATCCGCTGGTTTAGTAAGCTACGAAACATTATTAGGCGATAAGTTAGGCAGCAATAATTTTATAGTAAATAAGACAAGAGATTTGCTAGAAAAGTTATATAAAGAAACATTGGAGTTATTGAGAGATAATCTAGATTTATTAGAAAAAATAGCTAGTTATTTGATTTGTAATGAGACTATTAATGAAGAGGAATTGAATTTATTGATAAATCATTAA
- a CDS encoding MarR family winged helix-turn-helix transcriptional regulator yields the protein MCQFNNVEAIEKYLRKVDCIIKKKGREILKDYNITGPQFNALQYLIREGNLTIGELSEKMALAYSTITDLVDRMEKNDLVIRVRDDKDRRVVRIKVLDKGFEILNKVLNRRIDYLEEKLNSFTEEEKQFLVKSLKKLYIAMEREL from the coding sequence ATGTGTCAGTTTAATAATGTTGAAGCTATTGAGAAATATTTGAGGAAAGTTGACTGCATAATAAAGAAAAAAGGAAGGGAGATTTTAAAAGATTATAATATAACAGGACCTCAATTTAACGCACTTCAGTATTTGATAAGAGAAGGAAATTTGACTATAGGAGAACTAAGTGAAAAAATGGCCCTTGCATATAGTACAATAACAGATTTAGTTGATAGAATGGAAAAAAATGATTTGGTTATAAGAGTAAGAGACGATAAAGATAGAAGAGTAGTTAGAATAAAAGTATTAGATAAGGGATTTGAAATATTAAATAAGGTTCTTAATAGAAGGATAGATTATTTAGAAGAGAAGTTAAACTCGTTTACAGAGGAAGAGAAGCAGTTTCTTGTTAAAAGTTTAAAAAAGTTATATATAGCTATGGAAAGAGAACTTTAG
- a CDS encoding histidinol-phosphatase HisJ family protein → MYDFHVHSSFSGDCKYTMENMLKGALKKGVKQICFTDHLDFEYGNDLIDFVFDTNDYFKEINRLKYNYKGIIDVLSGVEIGMQPHLADKKKEFIKTHDFDFVIMSIHTAKGQSIHEGTFFKNKNVKDVYYEYYQELLFCINALMDFDVIGHINLIERHEDFMERTLELKEYSDIIETVLKRIIDLGKGIEINTSGIRYGIGSFHPNTDILKLYRSLGGEIITFGSDAHKPEDVCAYYKEAIELLKSIGYRYIAIYKNRKPQFIKIE, encoded by the coding sequence ATGTACGATTTTCACGTTCACAGCAGTTTCTCAGGCGACTGTAAATATACAATGGAAAATATGCTAAAAGGAGCTTTAAAAAAAGGAGTTAAACAAATTTGCTTTACTGACCATTTAGATTTTGAATATGGAAACGATTTAATAGATTTTGTGTTTGACACAAATGACTATTTTAAAGAAATTAATAGATTAAAATATAATTACAAAGGTATAATTGATGTGTTAAGTGGTGTAGAAATTGGTATGCAGCCTCATCTTGCTGATAAAAAGAAAGAGTTTATAAAAACACATGATTTTGATTTCGTGATAATGTCAATTCACACTGCTAAAGGTCAAAGCATCCATGAAGGTACTTTTTTTAAAAATAAAAACGTAAAAGATGTTTATTATGAATACTACCAAGAACTTCTTTTTTGTATTAATGCTCTTATGGACTTTGATGTTATCGGTCATATTAATCTGATTGAAAGACATGAAGACTTTATGGAAAGAACATTAGAATTAAAAGAATACTCAGATATCATTGAAACAGTATTAAAAAGAATAATAGATTTAGGAAAAGGAATTGAAATTAATACTTCAGGAATCAGATATGGTATAGGAAGTTTTCATCCAAACACTGATATACTCAAGCTTTATAGAAGCCTAGGTGGTGAAATAATAACTTTTGGCTCTGATGCTCATAAACCAGAAGATGTATGTGCTTATTATAAGGAAGCTATTGAATTGTTAAAAAGTATTGGTTACAGATATATAGCCATATACAAAAATAGAAAGCCTCAATTTATTAAAATAGAGTAA
- a CDS encoding DUF4438 domain-containing protein, translating to MLKTNIDKLVKQSVQGKIHHPIQSFPYRISGDGIPNVLPATGGITYNVKVGDCAFGWVGDHVEPGVSIRNENKNENVALNLFSCIGNEAIVVSGDAKGAKGFVTGKHGGIDHVLIYFKEEDLERMAIDDKILIKAYGQGLQLLDFPEIKIMNIDPNLFLKLGIKEIGDGKIEVPVACEVPPYLMGSGIGSSNSFSGDYDIMTLDRQEIKKLGLDKLKFGDLVLLKDCDNTYGRGYLKGAVSIGIVIHSDCIKMGHGPGITTIMTCKKELIKGKITSDANIANYLEIK from the coding sequence ATGCTAAAGACAAATATTGATAAGTTAGTTAAGCAATCAGTTCAAGGGAAAATACATCATCCTATTCAGAGCTTTCCTTATAGAATAAGTGGAGATGGTATACCAAATGTACTACCAGCTACTGGAGGTATAACATATAATGTGAAAGTAGGGGATTGTGCTTTTGGCTGGGTTGGTGACCATGTAGAGCCTGGAGTTAGTATACGTAATGAAAATAAGAATGAGAATGTAGCTCTAAATTTATTTTCTTGTATAGGTAATGAGGCAATAGTGGTTTCTGGTGATGCTAAAGGGGCAAAAGGCTTTGTAACAGGTAAACATGGTGGGATTGACCACGTTCTTATCTATTTTAAAGAAGAAGATTTAGAAAGAATGGCTATAGATGACAAAATATTAATTAAAGCCTATGGACAAGGACTTCAATTATTAGATTTCCCTGAAATAAAGATTATGAACATAGATCCTAATTTGTTTTTAAAGTTAGGTATTAAAGAAATAGGTGATGGTAAAATAGAAGTTCCTGTTGCATGTGAAGTACCACCTTATCTAATGGGTTCTGGTATAGGTTCTTCGAATTCATTTAGTGGAGATTATGATATTATGACTTTAGATAGACAGGAAATTAAAAAATTGGGATTAGATAAACTAAAGTTTGGTGATTTAGTATTATTGAAAGATTGTGATAATACTTATGGTAGAGGATATCTTAAAGGAGCTGTTAGTATAGGGATTGTAATTCATAGTGATTGTATTAAGATGGGACATGGACCTGGAATAACTACTATAATGACTTGTAAAAAAGAGTTGATTAAAGGAAAGATTACATCAGATGCTAATATAGCTAATTATCTTGAAATTAAATAA
- a CDS encoding bactofilin family protein, with product MFNKKEVKLDKIDTLIGKNTKLEGKIECKGTIRLDGELTGDLIVEGNVIIGESGKVNGNITCNNVFISGIVKGNVISKEMLRLTNTAKLYGDIQVKTFIVDENAVFEGSCKMEATKTSNETKVNKESKKSK from the coding sequence ATGTTTAACAAAAAGGAAGTAAAGCTTGATAAGATTGATACACTTATTGGTAAGAATACGAAACTTGAAGGAAAAATTGAATGCAAAGGAACAATAAGATTAGATGGCGAACTAACAGGGGACTTAATCGTTGAAGGAAATGTTATAATTGGCGAAAGTGGAAAAGTTAATGGAAACATAACTTGCAATAATGTTTTTATATCAGGTATTGTAAAAGGCAATGTTATCTCAAAAGAAATGTTAAGATTAACAAATACAGCCAAATTATATGGAGATATTCAAGTAAAAACTTTTATTGTGGATGAAAATGCTGTATTTGAAGGCTCATGTAAAATGGAAGCTACTAAAACTTCAAATGAAACAAAAGTTAATAAAGAATCAAAAAAATCAAAATAA
- a CDS encoding YegS/Rv2252/BmrU family lipid kinase, which produces MKKVKVIYNPSSGRQIVQRRIDTICNILMDNGYLVGKFATKKKNDAFYETVKCCKEDWDIIIACGGDGTVNEVANGIVVGGRKIPVGILAAGTVNDFANFMDIPRNVKDFCDMILSDKTIDVDLGKVGDKYFVNVAAGGLLTNVAHQVPSELKTVLGRMAYYIEGLKEIPRQKFKPINLTIESDEYSANEDVLLFLISNSSSIGGFKRLAPAAEVEDGYLDCIIIKKSEITDIVSIFINLLKGEHIKHPNVAYFKTKRIKISTKDKVHVDVDGEYLGMLPAVFEIAPQAFRIFVR; this is translated from the coding sequence ATGAAAAAAGTAAAAGTTATATATAATCCATCTTCAGGAAGACAGATAGTTCAAAGAAGAATAGATACGATTTGTAATATTTTAATGGATAACGGTTATTTAGTAGGCAAATTTGCAACGAAAAAAAAGAATGATGCTTTTTATGAGACTGTAAAGTGCTGCAAAGAAGATTGGGATATAATAATTGCATGCGGTGGTGACGGTACAGTAAATGAGGTTGCAAATGGTATTGTAGTAGGTGGTAGAAAGATACCTGTAGGTATACTTGCTGCTGGGACTGTAAATGATTTTGCTAATTTTATGGATATACCAAGGAATGTTAAAGATTTTTGTGATATGATATTATCAGACAAGACAATAGATGTAGATTTAGGGAAAGTAGGAGACAAGTACTTTGTAAATGTTGCAGCTGGTGGGTTATTAACTAATGTTGCACATCAAGTGCCATCAGAGTTGAAAACTGTACTTGGAAGGATGGCTTATTATATAGAAGGACTTAAAGAAATACCTAGACAAAAGTTTAAGCCAATAAACTTAACAATTGAAAGTGATGAATATAGCGCTAATGAAGATGTATTATTATTTCTTATATCTAATAGTTCATCAATTGGAGGTTTTAAAAGGCTTGCTCCAGCAGCAGAAGTAGAAGATGGTTACTTAGATTGTATAATAATAAAGAAATCAGAAATTACTGATATAGTTTCTATTTTTATAAATCTATTAAAGGGCGAACATATAAAACATCCAAATGTAGCTTATTTTAAAACTAAAAGGATTAAAATCAGTACTAAGGATAAAGTGCATGTTGATGTAGATGGAGAATATCTTGGAATGTTACCAGCTGTATTTGAGATAGCCCCACAAGCATTTAGGATTTTTGTAAGATAA